Proteins encoded together in one Bradyrhizobium sp. PSBB068 window:
- a CDS encoding ribonuclease J, giving the protein MARPDELTFAPLGGVGEIGMNLSIYGLGNRQQRSFLAVDLGVSFGDEEHLPGIDLIMPDVRFLEKERNNLMGLVLTHAHEDHFGAIIDLWPKLGCKIYATQFSAALFEAKCAAERNPPKIPITVIPSGGRVDIGPFNVEFIPVAHSIPESHALAIKTDVGTVLHTGDWKIDPTPVIGQPTDERRLRELGDEGVLALVGDSTNAVRDGRSPSETEVAATIKKLVKAAKGRVAVTTFASNVARVRAVVDAANAADREVVVVGRAMERVVQVARECGYLDGSHKFRSTDYYGHFPADKVLALCTGSQGEPRAALARIANNDHPQVTLNKGDTVIFSSRTIPGNEKAVGSIINGLVTQGVEIITDREHLVHVSGHPRRDELRDMISWVRPQLLIPVHGEALHLAEHAKLARAAGVPKVLTCRNGDLVKLGPGEPGIVGEVPAGRLYKDGTILEDSKSRAVVERRRMGFAGCAFVAIAMTQQGEMADDPEVDLVGMPENNAAGELLDDIVFDVVVATIEGLPKPRRRDPDALGESVRRAVRSALSEQWGKKPICIVHVLTV; this is encoded by the coding sequence ATGGCGCGACCCGACGAACTCACCTTTGCACCGCTCGGCGGCGTCGGCGAGATCGGCATGAATTTGTCGATCTACGGCCTCGGCAACCGCCAGCAGCGCTCCTTCCTCGCGGTCGATCTCGGCGTCTCCTTCGGCGACGAGGAGCATCTGCCGGGCATCGATCTGATCATGCCGGACGTCCGCTTCCTGGAGAAGGAGCGCAACAACCTGATGGGCCTCGTGCTGACGCACGCCCATGAGGATCATTTCGGCGCGATCATCGACCTCTGGCCGAAGCTTGGCTGCAAGATCTACGCGACGCAGTTCTCTGCGGCGCTGTTCGAGGCCAAATGCGCCGCCGAGCGCAATCCGCCGAAGATCCCGATCACCGTGATCCCGTCGGGCGGCCGGGTCGATATCGGCCCGTTCAACGTCGAATTCATTCCGGTCGCGCATTCGATTCCGGAATCGCACGCGCTGGCGATCAAGACCGACGTCGGCACCGTGCTGCACACCGGCGACTGGAAGATCGATCCGACCCCGGTGATCGGCCAGCCGACCGACGAGCGGCGGCTGCGGGAGCTCGGCGACGAAGGCGTGCTGGCGCTGGTCGGCGATTCCACCAATGCCGTGCGCGACGGGCGCTCGCCCTCGGAGACCGAGGTCGCCGCTACCATCAAGAAGCTGGTCAAGGCCGCCAAGGGCCGGGTCGCGGTCACGACCTTCGCCTCCAATGTCGCCCGGGTGAGGGCGGTAGTCGACGCCGCGAACGCGGCCGACCGCGAGGTGGTCGTAGTCGGCCGCGCCATGGAGCGTGTGGTGCAGGTCGCGCGCGAATGCGGCTATCTCGACGGCTCGCACAAGTTCCGCAGCACCGACTATTACGGCCATTTCCCGGCCGACAAGGTGCTGGCGCTGTGCACCGGCAGCCAGGGCGAGCCCCGCGCCGCGCTGGCCCGGATCGCCAACAACGATCATCCGCAGGTGACCCTGAACAAGGGCGACACCGTGATCTTCTCCTCCCGCACCATTCCCGGTAACGAGAAGGCGGTCGGCAGCATCATCAACGGGCTGGTGACGCAGGGTGTCGAGATCATCACCGATCGCGAGCACCTGGTGCACGTCTCCGGCCATCCGCGCCGCGACGAGCTGCGCGACATGATCTCCTGGGTACGGCCGCAGCTCCTGATTCCGGTGCATGGTGAGGCGCTGCATCTCGCCGAGCACGCCAAGCTGGCGCGCGCCGCCGGCGTCCCCAAGGTGCTGACCTGCCGCAACGGCGACCTCGTCAAGCTGGGGCCGGGCGAGCCCGGCATCGTCGGCGAAGTGCCGGCCGGCCGGCTCTATAAGGATGGAACCATCCTGGAGGATTCCAAGTCGCGCGCCGTGGTCGAGCGGCGGCGGATGGGCTTTGCCGGCTGCGCCTTCGTCGCGATCGCGATGACCCAGCAGGGCGAAATGGCCGACGATCCCGAGGTTGATCTCGTCGGCATGCCGGAGAACAATGCCGCCGGCGAGCTGCTCGACGACATCGTGTTCGACGTGGTGGTCGCGACGATCGAGGGCCTGCCGAAGCCGCGGCGGCGTGATCCCGATGCGCTGGGGGAATCGGTGCGCCGCGCGGTCCGTTCCGCGCTGAGCGAGCAGTGGGGCAAGAAGCCGATCTGCATCGTGCACGTTTTGACGGTTTGA
- a CDS encoding globin yields the protein MTSSSNPIERSFELAAAACDDLTPLVYRRLFRDHPEAQAMFRTEGSEPVKGSMLQLTIEAILDFAGERSGRFRLIESEVFSHDAYGTPRELFVAFFAVIADCLRDILGEQWSGDIDAAWHKLLRDIAAIVQQQQHPVDARA from the coding sequence ATGACCTCATCATCCAATCCAATCGAACGCAGCTTTGAACTCGCAGCAGCGGCTTGCGATGATCTGACGCCGTTGGTCTATCGGCGCTTGTTTCGCGACCATCCCGAAGCACAGGCGATGTTTCGCACCGAAGGCAGCGAGCCGGTGAAAGGCTCGATGCTGCAGCTGACGATCGAAGCCATCCTCGATTTCGCGGGCGAACGCAGCGGGCGTTTTCGCCTGATCGAATCCGAGGTGTTCTCACATGACGCTTACGGCACGCCGCGCGAACTGTTCGTCGCGTTCTTCGCGGTGATCGCGGACTGCCTTCGCGACATTCTTGGCGAGCAATGGTCGGGGGACATCGATGCTGCGTGGCACAAGTTGCTCCGCGACATCGCGGCGATCGTGCAGCAGCAGCAACATCCCGTCGACGCGAGGGCGTAG
- a CDS encoding biotin--[acetyl-CoA-carboxylase] ligase, translating to MTFTLGPRAIAAGHKLATFDQIGSTNAEAMLRARDGEQGPMWFVTPEQTAGRGRRQRVWVAPPGNLASSILEVTDVQPAVAATLGFAAGLSLDAALRKVGIEAALRLGPDSPKFTLKWPNDVLANGNKLSGILLEAEAIGSRLAVVVGIGTNVVAAPEGTPTPAVSLAALGIQIGAEELFAALSDAWVEFRGIWDDGRGFPEIRRLWLERAAGLGEKVAVQTGSATLEGIFDTIDDTGCLIVRTADGQRMPVTAGEVYFGTAASVRAN from the coding sequence ATGACGTTCACGCTCGGACCTCGGGCCATCGCGGCGGGCCATAAGCTTGCCACCTTCGACCAGATCGGCTCCACCAATGCCGAAGCGATGCTGCGCGCCCGCGACGGCGAGCAAGGGCCGATGTGGTTCGTGACGCCGGAGCAGACCGCGGGCCGCGGCCGCCGCCAGCGGGTCTGGGTCGCGCCGCCCGGCAATCTCGCCAGCAGCATCCTCGAGGTGACCGACGTTCAGCCGGCGGTTGCCGCCACCCTCGGCTTTGCCGCCGGCCTGTCGCTCGACGCCGCGCTCCGGAAGGTCGGTATCGAGGCGGCGCTTCGGCTCGGGCCTGATAGCCCCAAATTCACCCTGAAATGGCCGAACGACGTGCTGGCCAACGGCAACAAGCTGTCGGGCATCCTGCTCGAGGCCGAAGCCATCGGCAGCCGGCTGGCGGTCGTGGTCGGCATCGGCACCAACGTCGTCGCGGCGCCCGAGGGCACGCCGACGCCGGCGGTGTCGCTCGCGGCGCTCGGCATCCAGATCGGCGCGGAGGAGCTGTTCGCCGCGCTGTCGGACGCCTGGGTCGAGTTTCGCGGCATCTGGGACGACGGCCGCGGCTTTCCCGAGATCCGCAGGCTGTGGCTGGAGCGTGCCGCCGGGCTCGGCGAGAAGGTCGCGGTCCAGACCGGCTCGGCGACCCTCGAAGGCATCTTTGATACGATCGACGATACCGGCTGCCTGATCGTCCGCACCGCTGATGGACAGCGCATGCCCGTGACGGCCGGCGAGGTCTATTTCGGCACCGCAGCCTCGGTGAGGGCGAACTGA
- a CDS encoding PilZ domain-containing protein, producing MQNNRGALRHRVLKPGSIEFNGGAIDCVIRNISETGAALEVTSPVGIPETFNLVIPSDHTNRPCRVAWRRERRIGVRFT from the coding sequence ATGCAAAACAACCGCGGGGCGCTCCGGCATCGCGTGCTCAAGCCCGGCTCAATTGAATTCAATGGTGGTGCCATCGACTGTGTGATCCGCAACATCTCGGAGACAGGAGCCGCGCTCGAAGTCACCAGTCCGGTCGGCATCCCAGAGACCTTCAACCTGGTGATCCCCAGCGATCACACCAACCGTCCATGCCGGGTCGCCTGGCGCCGGGAGCGCCGCATCGGGGTCAGGTTCACGTAA
- a CDS encoding ABC transporter permease, with product MTSTEGATARADHQRPRGLAPFLRSQMRNIAPFLTLIFLSAFFAIASPSFATIDNVGNILTQVSVTGIIAVGLTFVILCAEIDLSIASIANVTGIAVAYFTLQESYVNIANVPMPGIVAILLALALCALLGLVNALGLTVIGIPSFIMTLAMMQIAAGVSALLVRGQIAYKVPDLITTLGSGSIGGIPWIVIVAAVMLLGGHLVLTYTRFGRYVYMVGGNREAAEFAGLNVKLILGAVMVISAVCSGIGGMLGVAHFGSAQQNEFDTYLLDSIAAVVVGGTSLFGGRGGIGNTIVGLFVLGVLNNGLDHVNIDSFLKILIRGLILLAALIINVYAQRLREQAAD from the coding sequence ATGACGAGCACTGAGGGCGCGACGGCACGAGCGGATCACCAGCGGCCGCGCGGACTGGCGCCGTTCCTGCGCTCGCAGATGCGCAACATCGCGCCGTTCCTGACCTTGATCTTCCTCAGCGCCTTCTTCGCGATCGCGAGCCCGTCGTTTGCGACCATCGACAATGTCGGCAATATCCTGACGCAGGTGTCGGTCACCGGCATCATCGCGGTCGGCCTCACCTTCGTGATCCTGTGCGCCGAGATCGACCTGTCGATCGCCAGCATCGCCAACGTCACCGGCATCGCGGTGGCGTACTTCACGCTGCAGGAATCCTACGTCAACATCGCCAACGTTCCGATGCCGGGCATCGTCGCGATCCTGCTGGCGCTGGCGCTGTGCGCGCTGCTCGGCCTTGTCAACGCGCTCGGGCTGACCGTGATCGGCATCCCCTCCTTCATCATGACGCTCGCCATGATGCAGATCGCGGCCGGCGTCTCGGCGCTTCTGGTGCGCGGCCAGATCGCCTACAAGGTGCCGGACCTGATCACGACGCTCGGCTCGGGCTCGATCGGCGGCATCCCCTGGATCGTGATCGTCGCTGCGGTGATGCTGCTCGGCGGCCATCTGGTGCTGACCTACACGCGGTTCGGCCGCTACGTCTACATGGTAGGCGGCAACCGCGAGGCCGCCGAATTTGCCGGCCTCAACGTCAAGCTCATCCTCGGCGCCGTGATGGTGATCTCGGCGGTCTGCTCGGGAATCGGCGGCATGCTCGGCGTCGCGCATTTCGGCAGCGCGCAGCAGAACGAATTCGACACCTATCTGCTGGACTCGATTGCGGCCGTGGTGGTCGGCGGCACCAGCCTGTTCGGCGGCCGCGGCGGCATCGGCAACACCATCGTCGGCCTGTTCGTGCTCGGCGTGCTCAACAACGGCCTCGACCACGTCAACATCGACAGCTTCCTGAAAATCCTGATCCGCGGCCTGATCCTGCTCGCTGCGCTGATCATCAACGTCTACGCGCAGCGGCTGCGGGAGCAAGCGGCGGATTAG
- the mce gene encoding methylmalonyl-CoA epimerase, which translates to MLGRLNHVAIAVKDAKQAAKIYGTAFNAEISDAVPLPEHGVITVFVTLPNTKIEFIEPLGEASPIAKFVERNADGGIHHVCYDVPDIIAARDRMIAEGARVLGDGQPKIGAHGKPVLFFHPKDFSGALVEIEQA; encoded by the coding sequence ATGCTGGGACGGCTCAATCACGTCGCGATCGCGGTGAAGGACGCCAAGCAGGCCGCGAAGATCTACGGCACGGCTTTCAACGCCGAGATTTCCGATGCCGTGCCGCTGCCGGAACATGGCGTCATCACCGTGTTCGTGACGCTTCCGAACACCAAGATCGAGTTCATCGAGCCGCTCGGCGAGGCCTCGCCGATCGCCAAGTTCGTGGAGCGCAACGCCGACGGCGGCATCCACCATGTCTGCTACGATGTGCCCGACATCATCGCGGCGCGCGACCGCATGATCGCCGAGGGCGCACGGGTGCTCGGCGACGGCCAACCCAAGATCGGCGCGCACGGCAAGCCGGTGCTGTTCTTCCACCCGAAGGACTTTTCCGGCGCTCTGGTCGAGATCGAACAGGCCTAA
- a CDS encoding DUF2946 domain-containing protein produces the protein MRRPLKKFLPIVLVALLVQIFAPIGACWAASLAASDPLAAATICHGNAGSGVGQSDQTGHDAHDGCCFACSVLQTGAPVDNPEVAARPVERAPSRIAWLDFASDLDRSPAGFSAQARAPPLFS, from the coding sequence ATGCGCCGGCCGCTTAAGAAATTTTTGCCCATAGTTCTGGTTGCCCTGCTGGTGCAGATTTTTGCGCCGATCGGGGCCTGCTGGGCGGCGAGCCTTGCAGCCTCCGATCCGCTCGCGGCCGCCACCATCTGCCACGGCAATGCCGGCTCCGGCGTCGGGCAGTCTGACCAGACCGGTCATGATGCCCACGACGGCTGTTGCTTCGCATGCAGTGTCCTGCAGACCGGTGCCCCCGTTGATAACCCCGAGGTCGCTGCCCGGCCGGTCGAGCGCGCGCCGAGCCGGATCGCCTGGCTTGATTTCGCCTCAGACCTTGATCGTTCGCCCGCCGGCTTCTCGGCACAAGCCCGCGCTCCGCCGCTGTTTTCCTGA
- a CDS encoding DUF1467 family protein, protein MAYQITTGLAVYFVLWWLVLFLTLPFGIRSQHEDGGGAPGTDPGAPVLARMGRKLLWTTLISAVIFAIAMWAYYAGYLSVERLSKLMGMPF, encoded by the coding sequence ATGGCGTATCAGATCACCACCGGGCTTGCGGTCTACTTCGTCCTTTGGTGGCTCGTGCTGTTCCTGACGCTGCCGTTCGGCATACGCAGCCAGCACGAGGATGGGGGCGGCGCGCCCGGCACCGATCCCGGCGCGCCGGTTCTGGCGCGGATGGGCCGCAAGCTGTTGTGGACCACGCTGATCTCCGCGGTGATCTTCGCGATCGCGATGTGGGCCTATTATGCCGGTTATCTTTCGGTCGAGCGGCTGTCGAAGCTGATGGGGATGCCGTTCTAG
- a CDS encoding S-methyl-5-thioribose kinase, with protein MNLQAQPGSSGAGQYRILREADLRDYLAGLPAIVAKLGGAPAGWSVSEVGDGNLNLVFIVKGGSGGIAVKQALPYVRLVGESWPLPLSRAHYEHLALVHQARLAPGLVPAVLHHDAPLALTAMELLEPHIIMRKGLIGATRYPRFVEDISTFLAQTLFFSSDLALSAAEKKEGIAAFAGNHALCKITEDLIFTDPYRIAEQNRWTSPYLDATAAAFREDLDLHVAISRLKLKFMVSPEALLHGDLHTGSIMVTESETKVIDPEFAFYGPMGFDIGAVIGNLLMAYLASAGHERSVGERASFEAWLLETIEGVWTGFSRKFLELWRNEARGDGYPASLFDSEAGAARLEAERQAYMARLFQDTVGFAAAKTIRRILGLAHNIDFEWIADEKQRAICEARSLKLARNMMLEAPSYTTIGAVTYAARELRHWQPDFAR; from the coding sequence ATGAACCTGCAGGCGCAACCCGGCAGCTCCGGGGCCGGTCAGTATCGAATCTTGCGCGAGGCCGATCTGCGGGACTATCTCGCTGGGCTGCCGGCCATTGTCGCGAAACTCGGCGGCGCGCCGGCCGGCTGGTCGGTCAGCGAGGTCGGTGACGGCAATCTCAACCTCGTCTTCATCGTCAAGGGCGGCAGCGGCGGCATCGCCGTCAAGCAAGCGCTGCCCTATGTCCGACTGGTTGGCGAGAGCTGGCCGCTGCCGCTGTCGCGGGCGCACTACGAACATCTGGCACTGGTGCATCAGGCACGGTTGGCGCCGGGCCTCGTGCCGGCGGTGCTGCATCACGACGCGCCGCTTGCGCTCACCGCGATGGAGCTGCTCGAGCCGCACATCATCATGCGTAAGGGGCTGATCGGAGCCACGCGCTATCCGCGCTTTGTCGAGGATATCTCGACCTTCCTGGCACAGACGCTGTTCTTCTCGTCCGATCTCGCATTGTCGGCGGCGGAGAAGAAAGAGGGGATCGCTGCATTTGCCGGCAACCATGCGCTCTGCAAGATTACCGAGGACCTGATCTTCACAGACCCCTATCGCATCGCCGAGCAGAACCGCTGGACCTCGCCCTATCTCGACGCGACCGCGGCCGCCTTCCGCGAGGACCTCGACCTCCATGTCGCGATCTCCCGGCTCAAGCTGAAGTTCATGGTGAGCCCGGAGGCGCTGCTGCACGGCGACCTGCATACCGGCTCGATCATGGTCACCGAAAGCGAGACGAAGGTGATCGATCCCGAGTTCGCATTCTATGGCCCGATGGGCTTCGATATCGGTGCCGTCATCGGAAACCTGCTGATGGCCTATCTGGCCTCCGCCGGCCACGAGCGCTCGGTGGGCGAGCGCGCATCGTTCGAGGCGTGGTTGCTGGAAACCATCGAGGGTGTCTGGACCGGGTTTTCGCGAAAGTTCCTCGAGCTGTGGCGCAACGAGGCGAGGGGCGACGGTTATCCGGCGTCGCTATTCGACAGCGAGGCAGGCGCTGCGCGGCTGGAGGCGGAACGGCAGGCCTACATGGCGCGGCTGTTCCAGGACACGGTCGGTTTTGCCGCGGCCAAGACCATACGCCGTATCCTCGGCCTCGCGCACAACATCGATTTCGAATGGATCGCGGACGAGAAGCAGCGCGCGATCTGCGAGGCGCGCAGCCTCAAGCTCGCGCGCAACATGATGTTGGAGGCGCCGTCCTACACGACGATCGGCGCGGTCACCTATGCCGCCCGCGAACTGCGCCACTGGCAGCCCGATTTTGCCAGATGA
- a CDS encoding sugar ABC transporter substrate-binding protein, protein MPGTDKGMDKASTTRRDLLQMAAAGGAAAGLFGGMGVTTSALAAETGRSEKPLKAAFSNAGLQATWCAQGKQAAEFWGKLFNVEVTWFDGQLDAVKQRAAIDNMASQKWDFVAIQAFGIGTLTQPVQKMIDAGTPVIDMDTLIAPLDQINVHSFLAPDNEFMGASVTQALCNAIGGKGKVIMTQGALGHTGAQGRAKGFNSVVKQFPNIEVLDTQPADWDVSKTARLWETYLTKYPQIDAAFFHNDDMALAAYNIMKARNRTNILIGGVDAMPPAIQAVSEGRMFATVRNPSCRIHGGAIVAGVAAVVGGEKSGQGIPKNVVTDGPVVTKANAAGMQWMEDHFLI, encoded by the coding sequence ATGCCAGGCACCGACAAGGGGATGGACAAGGCGTCGACGACGCGGCGCGACCTTCTGCAAATGGCGGCGGCAGGTGGAGCTGCGGCCGGCCTGTTCGGCGGAATGGGCGTGACGACGTCCGCGCTCGCAGCTGAAACAGGACGCTCGGAAAAGCCGCTGAAGGCTGCATTCTCCAATGCCGGCCTGCAGGCGACGTGGTGCGCACAGGGCAAGCAGGCCGCCGAGTTCTGGGGCAAGCTGTTCAATGTCGAGGTCACCTGGTTCGACGGCCAGCTCGACGCCGTCAAGCAACGCGCCGCCATCGACAACATGGCCTCGCAGAAATGGGACTTCGTCGCGATCCAGGCGTTCGGCATCGGCACGCTGACCCAGCCGGTGCAGAAGATGATCGATGCCGGCACCCCGGTGATCGACATGGACACGCTGATTGCGCCGCTCGATCAGATCAACGTCCATTCGTTCCTCGCCCCCGACAACGAGTTCATGGGCGCCTCGGTGACGCAGGCGCTGTGCAACGCGATCGGCGGCAAGGGCAAGGTCATCATGACCCAGGGCGCGCTCGGCCACACCGGCGCGCAGGGCCGTGCCAAGGGCTTCAACTCGGTCGTGAAGCAGTTCCCGAACATCGAGGTGCTGGATACCCAGCCCGCCGACTGGGACGTCTCCAAGACCGCCCGGCTCTGGGAAACCTATCTGACGAAGTATCCGCAGATCGACGCGGCATTCTTCCATAACGACGACATGGCGCTCGCGGCCTACAACATCATGAAGGCGCGCAACCGCACCAACATCCTGATCGGCGGCGTCGATGCCATGCCGCCGGCGATCCAGGCGGTCAGCGAAGGCCGGATGTTCGCCACCGTCCGCAACCCGTCCTGCCGCATCCATGGCGGCGCGATCGTGGCCGGCGTTGCTGCCGTGGTCGGCGGCGAGAAGAGCGGCCAGGGCATTCCGAAGAACGTCGTGACCGACGGTCCCGTCGTGACCAAGGCCAATGCCGCCGGCATGCAATGGATGGAGGATCACTTCCTGATCTGA
- a CDS encoding sugar ABC transporter ATP-binding protein — translation MSQGRSAILELNQITKAFGGVEALRGVDFALHAGEIHGLVGENGAGKSTLMKIIAGVHPEFSGRFMLDGKETRFRSTRDAHAAGIGMVHQELSVAPDLTVAENVFLGNQPTNRLGLVQWRRMAREAGEQLSRFGIDVDPMTRLGDLPIGLQQLIEIARVLFSGARIIILDEPTSALSPPEVERLFATLHKLRDEGTSIVFISHFIEDILRVSDVVTVFRNGRKIAETASADTTKGALIEAMIGRGGEALEHSYTDDLMLPQASAGAAVLRVDQLSLGRTLQDVSFEARAGEVLGIYGFMGCGQLELSRILFGKLKPDGGTLAVDGAAKTFRSTAAARRAGVALVPESRRAMLFHQEPVYKNISISILERISALLLKPVRERAIAQRQVEQLQIRPPVVGLDLGMLSGGNQQKVALAKWLTYPPRLLVLCEPTRGMDVGAKNDVINIVRDLRAKGLAIIVLSSEPETVLSLADRILVLKRGAVVREFAGEAVSKDRLLEAA, via the coding sequence ATGTCGCAGGGACGCTCGGCGATCCTCGAGTTGAACCAGATCACGAAGGCCTTCGGCGGCGTCGAAGCCCTTCGTGGGGTCGACTTCGCGCTGCACGCCGGCGAGATCCACGGTCTCGTCGGCGAGAACGGCGCCGGAAAAAGCACGCTGATGAAGATCATCGCCGGCGTGCATCCGGAATTCTCCGGCCGCTTCATGCTGGACGGCAAGGAGACCCGTTTCCGCTCCACCCGCGACGCGCATGCCGCCGGCATCGGCATGGTGCACCAGGAGCTCAGCGTCGCACCTGATCTCACCGTCGCCGAGAACGTCTTCCTCGGCAACCAGCCGACCAACCGCCTCGGCCTAGTGCAGTGGCGGCGGATGGCGCGCGAGGCCGGCGAGCAGCTGTCCCGGTTTGGCATCGATGTCGATCCGATGACGCGGCTCGGCGACCTGCCGATCGGCCTGCAGCAATTGATCGAGATCGCCCGCGTGCTGTTCTCCGGCGCCCGCATCATCATCCTCGACGAGCCGACCTCCGCCCTTTCCCCGCCCGAGGTCGAGCGTCTGTTCGCGACGCTGCACAAGCTCCGCGACGAAGGCACCAGCATCGTCTTCATCTCGCATTTCATCGAGGACATCCTGCGGGTCTCGGACGTCGTGACCGTGTTCCGCAACGGGCGCAAGATCGCCGAGACCGCATCCGCCGACACCACCAAGGGCGCGCTGATCGAGGCCATGATCGGCCGCGGCGGCGAGGCGCTGGAGCACAGCTACACCGATGACCTCATGCTCCCGCAAGCGAGCGCCGGAGCGGCCGTCCTCAGGGTGGACCAGCTTTCGCTCGGCCGCACCCTGCAGGACGTCTCGTTCGAGGCCCGCGCCGGCGAGGTGCTCGGCATCTACGGCTTCATGGGCTGCGGACAATTGGAGCTGTCGCGCATCCTGTTCGGCAAGCTCAAGCCGGACGGCGGTACGCTTGCGGTCGACGGCGCCGCGAAAACCTTCCGCAGCACCGCGGCCGCCCGGCGGGCCGGCGTGGCATTGGTGCCGGAGAGCCGGCGCGCCATGCTGTTCCACCAGGAGCCGGTCTACAAGAACATCTCGATCAGCATCCTCGAGCGGATCTCGGCGCTGCTGCTCAAGCCAGTGCGCGAGCGCGCCATCGCCCAGCGCCAGGTCGAGCAATTGCAGATCAGGCCGCCGGTGGTCGGCCTCGATCTCGGCATGCTCTCCGGCGGCAACCAGCAAAAGGTGGCGCTGGCGAAGTGGCTCACCTACCCGCCGCGCCTGCTGGTGCTGTGCGAGCCGACCCGCGGCATGGATGTCGGCGCCAAGAACGACGTGATCAACATCGTGCGCGATCTCCGTGCCAAGGGACTGGCGATCATCGTGCTGTCGAGCGAGCCGGAGACGGTGCTGTCGCTCGCGGACCGCATTCTGGTGCTGAAGCGCGGCGCGGTGGTGCGCGAATTCGCCGGCGAAGCCGTCAGTAAGGATCGGCTGCTCGAGGCAGCATGA
- the nuoN gene encoding NADH-quinone oxidoreductase subunit NuoN, giving the protein MSFSSAGYQLQPVLPELVLAVGAMVLLMIGAYRGQGTTRLVTTLAVLLLVVTGALELWLPAGKLVTFGGSFIVDDFARFLKVLALIASAATLILSTEYLSQPSSRTFEFSILVLLSTLGMMVLISAGDLIALYLGLELMSLALYVVAASQRDNAKSSEAGLKYFVLGALSSGMLLYGASLIYGFTGTVSFAGIAAAATTGSIGIVFGLVFLLAGLCFKVSAVPFHMWTPDVYEGAPTPVTAFFASAPKVAALAVFTRATLTAFPGIVSQWQQILVFVAIASMALGSFAAIGQTNIKRLMAYSSIGHMGFALVGLASGTVEGAQGVLIYIAIYVAMTLGSFSIILAMKRNGQPLEQISDFAGLSRTNPLIAFIFAMLLFSLAGVPPLAGFFGKWYVFVAAIKANLFTLAVIGVLTSVVGAFYYLSIVKVMYFDQPLGKLDPVRVELRTVLAVAGIFNIFFFAYPGPLVSVATAAAKSLF; this is encoded by the coding sequence ATGAGCTTTTCCAGTGCAGGTTATCAGTTGCAGCCGGTGCTGCCGGAGCTGGTGCTCGCGGTCGGCGCCATGGTGCTGTTGATGATCGGAGCCTATCGCGGGCAGGGGACGACGCGCCTCGTCACCACGCTCGCGGTGCTGCTGCTGGTCGTGACCGGCGCATTGGAGCTCTGGCTGCCTGCCGGCAAGCTCGTGACCTTCGGCGGCAGCTTCATCGTCGACGACTTCGCCCGCTTCCTGAAGGTCCTCGCTTTGATCGCATCGGCGGCGACGCTAATCCTGTCGACCGAGTACCTGTCCCAGCCGTCGAGCCGTACCTTCGAGTTCTCGATCCTGGTGCTGCTCTCGACGCTCGGCATGATGGTACTGATCTCGGCCGGCGACCTGATCGCGCTCTACCTCGGCCTCGAGCTGATGAGCCTTGCGCTCTATGTCGTTGCCGCCAGCCAGCGCGACAATGCCAAGTCGAGCGAGGCCGGCCTGAAGTATTTCGTGCTCGGCGCGCTGTCGTCGGGCATGCTGCTGTACGGTGCTTCGCTGATCTACGGTTTCACCGGCACGGTCTCGTTCGCCGGCATCGCGGCCGCCGCCACCACCGGCAGCATCGGCATCGTGTTCGGCCTGGTGTTCCTGCTCGCCGGGCTCTGCTTCAAGGTCTCGGCGGTGCCGTTCCACATGTGGACGCCCGACGTCTATGAGGGAGCGCCGACGCCGGTGACGGCATTCTTCGCGTCCGCTCCGAAGGTCGCCGCGCTCGCGGTGTTCACCCGTGCGACGCTGACCGCATTCCCGGGCATCGTCAGCCAGTGGCAGCAGATCCTGGTGTTCGTGGCGATCGCCTCGATGGCGCTGGGCTCGTTCGCCGCGATCGGCCAGACCAACATCAAGCGCCTGATGGCCTATTCGTCGATCGGCCATATGGGCTTTGCGCTGGTCGGGCTTGCCTCCGGCACCGTCGAGGGCGCGCAGGGCGTGCTCATCTACATCGCGATCTATGTCGCGATGACGCTCGGCTCCTTCTCGATCATCCTGGCGATGAAGCGCAACGGCCAGCCGCTGGAGCAGATCAGCGATTTCGCCGGGCTTTCGCGCACCAACCCGCTGATCGCGTTTATCTTCGCGATGCTGCTGTTCTCGCTGGCCGGCGTCCCGCCGCTCGCCGGCTTCTTCGGCAAGTGGTATGTGTTCGTCGCTGCGATCAAGGCCAACCTGTTCACGCTGGCGGTGATCGGCGTGCTGACCAGCGTGGTGGGTGCGTTCTACTATCTGTCGATCGTCAAGGTGATGTATTTCGACCAGCCGCTCGGCAAGCTCGACCCGGTTCGCGTCGAGCTGCGCACCGTGCTGGCGGTCGCCGGCATCTTCAACATCTTCTTCTTCGCCTATCCGGGCCCGCTCGTCAGCGTGGCGACGGCGGCGGCGAAATCGCTATTTTAA